The Desulfatirhabdium butyrativorans DSM 18734 region TCGGCAAGGGCCTGTTCATGAGCATGGCCTACGTGGCTGGCGCAGGCAGCATCATCACCCTGCTGGGTGCTGCCCGGGGCGCGGTTGCCGTTGGGTTTTTCAAGGACATTGTGGGCAGGGAAATCACGTTTTTCGGTCTGTCCTATTACCTGTTTCCCCTCGGCTGGGTCATGGTTTTCCTGCTGTGGGGGTTTTTCATGATTTTTTTCAAACCCGAAAAAAAGTCCATTCCGGGACTCCGGGAAAAAGCCCGGCAACTGAACGCCCAACTGGGATCGCTCACCCGGAACGAAATTCTGGCCGCAGGCATCGTATTGAGCTGTATCGTCGTCCTGTCGCTTCGCTCCTTCTTCCCGGCGCTCAACAAACTGGACAAGACGGCCATCATCCTCATCTCCACGCTCCTGTTTTTCATCTTCAACATTCTGGACATCGAAGATCTGGAAAACGTCCCCTGGAACATCATCCTGCTGTTCTCCGGTGCCATGAGCATCGGCTTCTGCCTCTGGGAAACCAATGCCGCCAAATGGCTGGCCGTCAACTGGCTGGTCATGTTCCAGAAGGCCAACTGGTTCATCTTCATCATGAGCATCGCCTTCTTTGTCCTCGTCATGACCAATTTCATCATGAACGTGGCGGCCATCGCCATCTCCCTGCCCGTCGCCCTGGTGATCGCCCCTTATCTCCATGTGGCGCCCGAAGTCATTTTCTTTTCCGCCCTGGTTGCCGCAGGCATGCCCTTCATGCTGCTGGTCGGCGCGGCGCCCAATGCCATCGCCTACGACTCGAAACAATTTACATCCGGGGAGTTCTTCAAATACGGCGCCCTGGCCAGCATCATGCTGATGATCGTTCTGGCGGTTTTTATTACCGTCATCTGGCCGCTCATGGGCATGCCCATCACGATCAAATGACCTGAATGCTCATGGCGCCGGAGGCCATTGCCAGGGATGAAAATCCGGCCGGCATGGCCGCAGAAACCAAGGGCCCTCACCCCGGCGGAAGCCTCGGGCCGTCATTCCGGCGGAAGCCGGAATTTATTCATTTCAAACCGTTATAGACCCCGGCTTTCGCCGGGGTGACGAAAAAATGGGGGTTTTGCAATTGGCTCAGAAAACAGGAGCCATCCGCTTTTCTTCTGACTTCTGACTTCTGACTCCTGACTCCTGACTTCTGACTCCCGACTTCTGACTTCTGACTCCTGTTTTTCCGTTTTCCCAACAAAGGAGGCCCATGCGAGACATCACAAGCCTGCTGCACCGGATCACCCAGAGAATCAGCATCAACTTGCGGGAACAGCACTTCGATATCCATCCCTATGTCGAGCGCACCATTCCCCTGAGCCAGATGATCAAATTCTATGCGTTCTACGGCATTACCCCCCACCATCCCCTCAACTTCCATTTCAGCCATTCCAGCCTGGCGGGGAGTTATTTCCTCGGCAAATGCAGTGTCGATCACTCCATCCTGTACAAGAGCGACATCCGGGGGGACGAACTCAAGCACAAGGGGGATATCTTTCCCTTCGAAAACGCCTCCATCACCGTCCATGAAGATGAGGCCATCGATGTTCGGGACAGTTTCCTCATCAAGACCCTGGTGCACAATTTTTCACACGACCCGGAAAGCCTCGAAAATTTTTTCATCCATGACACCCTGGCCATGCATTACGCCAATATTCACGGCTCGCCGACGGAAGGCTGCTTCATGGAGCCATTCAGTACGGTGGATTTGACGACGCAGCACGATTGCGTGATCGGCCGCTTTTCCTACATTCAGGTCGGGGAGATGTCCCATCTGAAAATTCCGGCGGGAACCATCTGGATTCGAAAACCGGGCGCCTTCAATTTCCTCTACCGCTTCCCCCAGCACATTCTCGATCGCTATATTCTGTATGATCCCATCAGCGGCCCCCCGCGCGGAATTTTTATGGACTTTCTCGAGGCACGTAAGGCCGATTTCAAGCGAGTATTCGATGTCATGCATATCGATCCATCCATCAAGATCCCTGCGGGGGCATCCCTGGACCGGTATGCCGTCGTCAAGCCGAAAGTGCAGATCGGCGAGAACGTTCTGGTCGCACAGCGCAGCTATCTGGAAAACTGCTGGATGGGAAAAGGCGCAAACGCCCAGGAAAACTGCTACATCATCAACTCCAGACTCGAAGGCTACGATGTCACAGCCCACGGCGCCAAATTGATCCATTCCATGCTCGATCGGAACGTATTCGTGGGATTCAACTCCTTCATCCGGGGGCAAATGGATCATCCGGTGCGCATCGGCAAAGGCTGCATCGTCATGCCGCACACCATCATCGATACACCGGCCGGCATCACGATTCCGGATGACCATCTCGTGTGGGGCATCATCGAATCGGAGGCCGACCTTCCCCACCACAGCATGGCCATCGAGCAGTTCTCCCGCATCAGCGAGGGCCTCATGGTCCGGGACATGATGTTTGAAGGCGACGGGGCGGCATTCGTTCATGCATTCCGGCACCGGATCGAGCACATCCTCGAAGCCAACGGGGCGTATTTCGACGGCATCCACAACCAGGGGCATGCCCAGAAGAACCGCTTCATCGCGTTCAACACCATCCAGCCCTACCCGGACGGCGATCGCATGGGCATGTATCCCACCATTGACATCCGGCCCTGATCGGCGTTTCCGGCCGGCCAGGGCCCCGTCAAAGTTCTCCACCCCACAGACAGCCTGCTCGTGATTCCGGGCACCAAGCAGGCAGGCTGTTTTGCCCCCGTCCTTGCCAAACCCGAATCGTTGCGGTATGGTAATCGCTCAACGAAAATTGCATGCCGCAATCGCCTGGCTTCAGCCTGGCGATGCGCTTGCGATTCACGTTGCGTGGCATTTCTGAAAAATTCCGCTGCATCCATTACCGTTTGACCCCGGAGGCCCAAATGCCATCACCCATCACCATTCCCGCTCTTTTCAGGATGAAGCGGCAATCCGAAAAAATCGCCGCCGTAACCGCCTACGATTTCCCCACAGCCAAAATCGCCGAAGATGCCGGTATCCATCTGGTTCTGGTTGGCGATTCCCTGGGCATGGTCGTACAGGGCAATACCAACACCCTGCCCGTCACGATGGAGGAAATGCTCTACCATACCCGCATCGTGGCGCGAACCTGCAGGCAAGCCTTCGTCGTCGGGGACATGCCCTTCATGTCCTACCAGACGGACATTCCCGCAGCCATTGCCAATGCGGGAAGATTCATCAAGGAGGCTGGCGCTGCGGCCGTCAAGCTTGAAGGCGGCGCATCGGTGAGCAGGGTAATCGAGGCCTTGACCGAAGCCGGAATTTCCGTTCAGGCCCACATCGGCCTCACCCCCCAATCCGTTCACCAGATGGGCGGGTACAAGGTGCAGCGGGATGAGGAGCGGCTTCTGAACGATGCGCTCGAAGTGGAGGCTGCCGGCGCCTTTTCCGTCGTCCTGGAAGGCATTCCGGCGGATATCGCTGCAACCATCACCCAACGGCTGCAAATCCCCACCATCGGCATTGGCGCCGGCCCGCACTGCGACGGCCAGATCCTTGTCATCCATGACCTGCTGGGATTGACGGACCGCCATGTCCCGAAATTCGTCAAGCCCTACGCCCAGTTGATGGCCATCGGCAAAGACGCCGTGGCGAAATACGTCCAGGAAGTGGGTTCCGGCGAATTCCCGGGACCGGAGCATTGTTATTAAGGCAGGCTTTCGCCGGTGGCCATAAGGCTTTGAAATGAATGGATTCCTCCCGCCAAGGGCGGGATTTCGCCGGAATGACGGTCGTATTTTCATCTCCCGGAGCGCCGATGCCGCCATGAGCATTTATGTGAAAATACTGCAGTGGGCAGTGGCCCGTAGGGGCGACCCGCCGGTTGCCCCTACGAGTCCCTGCGAATGCCTTGGTCAGTATTTCCACATCCGCCGGAAGGACGGATTGGATTT contains the following coding sequences:
- a CDS encoding SLC13 family permease — encoded protein: MSQAIEAETPQTDWKRPLFLILGIVLFAIVYYSPPWPDAIDPMGKNFVLSREGKGALAVFLLAGTWWVFEVLPIGVTSIAIGVLQVLFLIRPPEKAFKDFMDPSVLFIYASVAIGLVFTKTGLTKRLAYKMLMVVGEKTSAIYLGCMVVTALLTHIMAHTAVAATIYPLLLAIYSLYGEGDKPTRFGKGLFMSMAYVAGAGSIITLLGAARGAVAVGFFKDIVGREITFFGLSYYLFPLGWVMVFLLWGFFMIFFKPEKKSIPGLREKARQLNAQLGSLTRNEILAAGIVLSCIVVLSLRSFFPALNKLDKTAIILISTLLFFIFNILDIEDLENVPWNIILLFSGAMSIGFCLWETNAAKWLAVNWLVMFQKANWFIFIMSIAFFVLVMTNFIMNVAAIAISLPVALVIAPYLHVAPEVIFFSALVAAGMPFMLLVGAAPNAIAYDSKQFTSGEFFKYGALASIMLMIVLAVFITVIWPLMGMPITIK
- a CDS encoding transferase produces the protein MRDITSLLHRITQRISINLREQHFDIHPYVERTIPLSQMIKFYAFYGITPHHPLNFHFSHSSLAGSYFLGKCSVDHSILYKSDIRGDELKHKGDIFPFENASITVHEDEAIDVRDSFLIKTLVHNFSHDPESLENFFIHDTLAMHYANIHGSPTEGCFMEPFSTVDLTTQHDCVIGRFSYIQVGEMSHLKIPAGTIWIRKPGAFNFLYRFPQHILDRYILYDPISGPPRGIFMDFLEARKADFKRVFDVMHIDPSIKIPAGASLDRYAVVKPKVQIGENVLVAQRSYLENCWMGKGANAQENCYIINSRLEGYDVTAHGAKLIHSMLDRNVFVGFNSFIRGQMDHPVRIGKGCIVMPHTIIDTPAGITIPDDHLVWGIIESEADLPHHSMAIEQFSRISEGLMVRDMMFEGDGAAFVHAFRHRIEHILEANGAYFDGIHNQGHAQKNRFIAFNTIQPYPDGDRMGMYPTIDIRP
- the panB gene encoding 3-methyl-2-oxobutanoate hydroxymethyltransferase, whose amino-acid sequence is MPSPITIPALFRMKRQSEKIAAVTAYDFPTAKIAEDAGIHLVLVGDSLGMVVQGNTNTLPVTMEEMLYHTRIVARTCRQAFVVGDMPFMSYQTDIPAAIANAGRFIKEAGAAAVKLEGGASVSRVIEALTEAGISVQAHIGLTPQSVHQMGGYKVQRDEERLLNDALEVEAAGAFSVVLEGIPADIAATITQRLQIPTIGIGAGPHCDGQILVIHDLLGLTDRHVPKFVKPYAQLMAIGKDAVAKYVQEVGSGEFPGPEHCY